The following coding sequences lie in one Flavobacterium sediminis genomic window:
- a CDS encoding tyrosine-type recombinase/integrase produces MREFFHYLENENINTINSLTVQQIKDYYNHLKTRNNQAREGGLSKAYLNKHQQALFKFNDYLKEHNHKGINIHLKREEQNQRDSLQILTQDEIKQLFKATDYSNEQERIRKRDKVILVLLYSCGLRRNEVVNLKIKDIVFDKERIHVRKGKNYKERFVPINEYNLRIIEEYIYDYRPAFYNYKQTEYLLINYRGKPLQGQSLSNRLTAIALITENRELITKNITPHILRHSIATHLLEKGAKIETISQFLGHSSLESTQIYTHLLEHKAKTNNDEQLHNILREKRLQQQEYSSIPKGYRTPKYMDE; encoded by the coding sequence TTGCGGGAGTTTTTTCACTACTTAGAAAACGAAAACATCAATACAATAAACAGTTTAACAGTTCAACAAATAAAAGACTATTACAATCATCTAAAAACAAGAAACAATCAAGCCCGAGAAGGAGGATTAAGCAAAGCGTATTTAAACAAACACCAACAAGCACTTTTTAAGTTCAACGATTATTTAAAAGAGCACAATCACAAAGGCATTAATATACATTTAAAACGAGAAGAACAAAACCAAAGAGATAGTTTACAAATCCTAACCCAAGACGAAATCAAACAATTATTTAAAGCAACCGATTATAGCAATGAACAAGAAAGAATTAGAAAAAGAGATAAAGTAATTTTAGTGTTATTATACAGTTGTGGTCTGCGTAGAAACGAAGTAGTTAATCTAAAAATCAAAGATATAGTTTTTGATAAAGAACGCATCCACGTTAGAAAAGGAAAGAATTATAAAGAGCGTTTTGTTCCCATAAATGAATATAATTTAAGAATAATAGAAGAATATATTTACGATTATCGACCAGCATTTTACAATTATAAACAAACCGAATATCTATTAATCAACTATCGAGGAAAACCACTACAAGGACAAAGTTTAAGTAATCGACTAACAGCAATCGCACTGATAACTGAAAACCGTGAACTGATAACTAAAAATATCACACCACACATTTTAAGGCATAGCATCGCAACACATCTTTTAGAAAAAGGAGCCAAAATAGAAACCATCAGCCAGTTTTTAGGGCACTCAAGTTTAGAGAGTACACAAATCTACACGCATTTACTAGAACACAAAGCAAAAACCAATAACGATGAACAATTACACAACATACTTAGAGAAAAACGGTTACAGCAACAAGAGTATTCCAGCATTCCTAAAGGCTACAGAACGCCTAAATATATGGATGAATAA